One Fusobacterium sp. JB019 genomic window carries:
- a CDS encoding YibE/F family protein, with protein MKKYVLILFTLICTFSFGEEYTSGKIVGKIGTATENNILTDVHIDGDEIKDVAFYNIKVDGKIVQVEMPIYGEESYNLDVEKGTRVVLAYEPDEEGNMQYYITDIDKRFHYGVLLLLFVGFTILLAKLKGVKAIFSLLVVILGITYGFIPFVAKGYSPIMLAVIISIFASFITIAFTTGFDKKGKVAIISSVLGTFVAGVLSMYFVHKMKFTGYTTVEAIGYIDILKGIKVKELVSAGVIIGSMGAVMDVAMSISSALSEIKRKHKEITPHQLFASGITIGKDIVGTMVNTLILAYIGSSLFDVLIIYINLQDLEFIRILNYEFIGTEILRGFIGSIGILAVIPITSYLCAHMKEK; from the coding sequence ATGAAAAAATACGTACTAATTTTATTTACTCTTATATGTACTTTCTCCTTTGGAGAAGAATATACAAGTGGTAAAATTGTTGGGAAAATAGGGACAGCAACGGAAAATAATATTTTAACAGATGTTCATATTGATGGGGATGAAATAAAAGATGTTGCCTTTTATAATATAAAGGTTGATGGTAAGATAGTTCAGGTGGAAATGCCAATTTACGGGGAAGAGTCTTACAATCTAGATGTAGAAAAGGGAACAAGAGTAGTGTTAGCTTATGAGCCAGATGAAGAGGGGAATATGCAATATTACATTACAGATATTGATAAAAGATTTCATTATGGAGTTTTATTATTGCTATTTGTAGGATTTACAATACTTTTAGCTAAGCTAAAGGGAGTAAAAGCAATATTTAGTTTACTAGTTGTAATATTAGGAATAACTTATGGGTTTATTCCCTTTGTTGCAAAGGGTTATTCACCAATAATGTTAGCGGTTATTATATCTATTTTTGCATCATTTATTACAATAGCCTTTACTACAGGTTTTGACAAAAAAGGAAAAGTTGCTATAATAAGTAGTGTCCTTGGAACTTTTGTAGCTGGAGTTTTATCAATGTATTTTGTTCATAAGATGAAGTTTACGGGTTATACAACAGTGGAAGCAATAGGATATATAGATATATTAAAAGGGATTAAAGTAAAAGAGCTTGTATCAGCTGGAGTTATTATAGGTAGTATGGGAGCAGTTATGGATGTGGCAATGTCAATTTCTTCAGCCCTTTCAGAAATAAAAAGAAAACACAAGGAAATAACTCCTCATCAATTATTTGCATCAGGAATAACAATAGGAAAAGATATTGTTGGAACAATGGTTAATACATTGATACTTGCTTATATTGGAAGTAGTTTATTTGATGTTTTAATTATTTATATAAATTTACAAGATTTAGAATTTATAAGAATATTAAATTATGAATTTATAGGAACAGAAATTTTAAGAGGATTTATAGGAAGTATAGGAATACTTGCAGTAATTCCTATAACATCCTATTTATGCGCACATATGAAAGAAAAATAA
- a CDS encoding VOC family protein — MIKEIAHVGITVKNIEKSIDFYKNILGLKFKGELLMEGEETDLLFNKKNSKVRVAYLNGSDNLSCPPIELIEFLSNDYEKNDIDLHRGSISEICFYVDDIDKVYMELLDKGVEFISSPQMFDFSKHGFGKSKAVYFKDIDGIILELMEVIE; from the coding sequence ATGATAAAAGAAATTGCCCATGTGGGAATTACTGTGAAAAATATAGAAAAATCAATAGATTTTTATAAAAATATTCTTGGTTTAAAATTTAAAGGAGAGCTTCTTATGGAAGGAGAGGAAACTGATTTATTATTTAATAAAAAAAATAGTAAAGTAAGGGTAGCTTATTTAAATGGAAGTGATAATTTATCTTGTCCTCCAATAGAATTAATAGAATTTCTGTCAAATGATTATGAGAAAAATGATATTGATTTGCATAGAGGTTCCATATCAGAAATTTGTTTTTATGTTGATGATATTGATAAAGTTTATATGGAGTTATTAGATAAAGGAGTAGAGTTTATTTCATCTCCTCAAATGTTTGATTTTTCAAAACATGGATTTGGGAAAAGTAAGGCAGTTTATTTTAAAGATATAGATGGTATTATTTTAGAATTAATGGAAGTTATAGAATAA
- a CDS encoding outer membrane beta-barrel protein — protein sequence MKKIIIGCLVLSTISLAASNKYIEAKIGTEIYSKYSQFLVNGDEFLGQNTRNAKENREDLENGFEVSLEFMKEYNKYVDLGLGVAYQRHATRKISPKGELGGDYDSVPVYFVGKFKIPTESNYKPYFKFDIGYSFNKNEEPLKFPDGRVEAGLSVTDGSYFALGGGLEYDNFVAELMYGVTQSKFQDSYGEEDSGDYNKLTLSVGYKFNL from the coding sequence ATGAAGAAGATTATAATAGGATGTTTAGTTTTATCTACAATTTCCTTAGCTGCTTCTAATAAATATATAGAAGCTAAGATAGGGACTGAAATATATTCAAAATATTCACAATTTTTAGTTAATGGAGATGAATTTTTAGGACAAAATACAAGAAATGCTAAAGAAAATAGAGAAGACTTAGAGAATGGATTTGAAGTATCATTAGAATTTATGAAAGAATATAATAAATATGTGGATTTAGGATTAGGAGTTGCTTATCAGAGACATGCCACTAGAAAGATTAGTCCCAAAGGTGAGTTAGGAGGAGATTATGATTCTGTTCCAGTTTATTTTGTAGGTAAATTTAAAATTCCTACAGAATCTAATTATAAACCTTATTTTAAATTTGATATTGGATATTCTTTCAATAAAAATGAAGAACCACTTAAATTTCCAGATGGAAGAGTTGAAGCAGGGTTAAGTGTTACAGATGGATCTTATTTTGCTTTAGGCGGAGGACTTGAATATGATAACTTTGTAGCAGAATTAATGTATGGAGTTACACAATCTAAGTTTCAAGATAGTTATGGTGAAGAAGATTCAGGAGATTACAATAAGTTAACGTTATCTGTTGGATATAAATTTAATCTCTAA
- a CDS encoding glycogen/starch/alpha-glucan phosphorylase: MEKEEIKRKIKEDYIKRLEFTFAEGVDEASLEHKYLALGKLVKDYLSEKLSKTTRAYKKDKVKQIYYFSMEFLIGRLLESNLINLGIRDVCEEALGELGVDFNELVRQEADAGLGNGGLGRLAACFIDSMASLSLPAHGNGIRFKHGLFKQKIENGYQVEKLDDWLKKDFVWEIKKPSKKVEVNFGGNVYLVKQGKGLKPVYEACEKIIAVPYDVPVSGFGTNNVNTLRLWNAEIEEKDINLSTLQRGEYLEYLEKRYAVEEISQVLYPDDSGEAGKRLRLKQEYFLVSAGIQSIVRRFRKLGEPINEFHNYVGIHINDTHPALSVAELMRILLDEEDLDWNEAWRITVKTLAYTNHTIMAEALEKWPIDMFKKLLPRLYMIIEEINRRFSIEVAKKYYGDWNKINNMSIIRDGQIKMANLAIVGSHSINGVAWLHTEILKHRELKDFYEMYPERFNNKTNGITHRRWLIEANPELANLIVDVVGDISWVTDTEKMAKLLEYKDDKKYLKKIADIKHNRKVELAEFVKKKYNIEIDPNSIYDIQVKRLHAYKRQLLNLFNIMNLYNELKENPKKDIVPRTFFFGAKAAPGYYLAKRIIKLINTVAEKINNDKSINGKIKIVFLENYGVTLAQKVIPAGDISEQISTASKEASGTGNMKFMMNGAITLATLDGANVEIERAVGRDNIVVFGLTAEEVMDYYAYGGYNAKKVFDNDPRLQKIIEQMKNGYYNADKHEFDIIVDNLFNTNDEFFVFKDFDSYVKAQEKVDELYRDREKWVKMCLINIGHSGIFSSDNTIKKYADEIWNIKPKKVEM; encoded by the coding sequence ATGGAAAAAGAAGAAATAAAAAGAAAAATCAAAGAAGATTATATAAAAAGACTTGAGTTTACTTTTGCTGAAGGAGTAGATGAAGCTTCTTTGGAACATAAATATTTAGCTTTAGGAAAATTAGTTAAAGATTATTTATCTGAAAAATTATCCAAGACAACTAGAGCTTATAAAAAAGATAAAGTTAAGCAAATATATTATTTTTCTATGGAATTTTTAATAGGAAGATTATTAGAATCAAATTTAATAAACTTAGGAATAAGAGATGTTTGTGAAGAAGCCTTAGGAGAACTAGGAGTAGATTTTAATGAGCTTGTAAGACAAGAAGCTGATGCAGGTCTAGGAAATGGTGGACTTGGAAGACTAGCAGCTTGTTTCATAGATTCTATGGCGTCACTTTCACTTCCAGCTCATGGTAATGGAATACGTTTTAAGCATGGTTTGTTTAAACAAAAGATTGAAAATGGTTATCAAGTTGAAAAACTAGATGACTGGTTGAAAAAAGATTTCGTTTGGGAAATAAAAAAACCAAGTAAAAAAGTAGAAGTTAACTTTGGTGGTAATGTTTACTTAGTTAAACAAGGAAAGGGTTTAAAACCAGTTTATGAAGCCTGTGAAAAAATTATAGCAGTTCCTTATGATGTTCCTGTTTCAGGATTTGGAACAAATAATGTAAATACCCTTAGACTTTGGAACGCTGAAATAGAAGAAAAGGATATAAATCTTTCTACTCTTCAAAGGGGAGAATATTTAGAATATTTAGAAAAAAGATATGCAGTTGAAGAAATTTCTCAAGTGTTGTATCCTGATGATTCAGGAGAGGCTGGAAAAAGACTTAGATTAAAACAAGAATATTTTCTAGTAAGTGCTGGGATTCAATCAATTGTTAGAAGATTTAGAAAATTAGGAGAACCTATTAATGAATTTCATAATTATGTGGGAATTCATATTAATGATACTCATCCGGCCCTTTCAGTTGCAGAACTTATGAGAATATTATTAGATGAGGAAGATTTAGATTGGAATGAAGCTTGGAGAATTACAGTTAAAACTCTAGCTTATACAAATCATACAATAATGGCTGAAGCTTTAGAAAAATGGCCAATTGATATGTTTAAAAAATTACTTCCAAGACTTTATATGATAATAGAAGAAATTAATAGAAGATTTTCAATAGAAGTTGCAAAAAAATATTATGGAGATTGGAATAAAATTAATAATATGTCAATTATTAGAGACGGACAAATTAAAATGGCAAATTTAGCAATTGTTGGTTCTCACTCAATAAATGGGGTTGCATGGCTTCATACTGAAATATTAAAACATAGAGAATTGAAAGATTTTTATGAGATGTATCCAGAAAGATTTAATAATAAAACAAATGGAATAACTCATAGAAGATGGCTGATTGAAGCTAATCCAGAACTTGCAAATTTAATAGTGGATGTAGTTGGAGATATATCTTGGGTTACTGATACAGAAAAAATGGCAAAATTACTAGAATATAAAGATGATAAAAAATATCTAAAGAAAATTGCAGATATTAAACATAATAGAAAAGTTGAATTAGCTGAATTTGTAAAGAAAAAATATAATATTGAAATTGATCCAAATTCAATTTATGATATTCAAGTAAAAAGACTTCATGCATATAAACGTCAATTATTAAATTTATTTAATATTATGAATTTATATAATGAATTAAAAGAAAATCCTAAAAAGGATATAGTTCCTAGAACTTTCTTCTTTGGAGCAAAAGCAGCACCAGGATATTATTTAGCTAAAAGAATAATAAAACTTATAAATACAGTTGCAGAAAAAATAAATAATGATAAGAGTATAAATGGAAAAATAAAAATAGTATTCTTAGAAAACTATGGAGTTACTCTAGCACAAAAAGTAATTCCTGCTGGTGATATTAGTGAACAAATTTCAACAGCATCAAAGGAAGCTTCTGGAACAGGAAATATGAAATTTATGATGAATGGAGCAATAACTTTAGCAACTTTAGATGGTGCAAATGTTGAAATAGAAAGAGCTGTAGGAAGAGATAATATAGTAGTGTTTGGTTTAACAGCAGAAGAAGTTATGGATTATTATGCTTATGGCGGTTATAATGCTAAGAAAGTATTTGATAACGATCCAAGATTACAAAAAATAATAGAACAAATGAAAAATGGTTACTATAATGCTGATAAACATGAATTTGATATTATAGTTGATAATTTATTTAATACTAATGATGAATTCTTCGTATTTAAAGATTTTGACTCATATGTAAAAGCTCAAGAAAAAGTAGATGAATTATATAGAGACAGAGAAAAATGGGTTAAAATGTGTTTGATTAATATTGGACATTCAGGAATATTCTCATCAGATAACACAATTAAAAAATATGCAGATGAAATCTGGAATATAAAACCTAAAAAGGTTGAAATGTAG
- a CDS encoding glycoside hydrolase family 13 protein: MEYLSFKWNDNYVKYNSQDTEYKAPYGAVPCNCDVRIRIKINKSAPIKNVFFRLGKDTNENPYNQMLKVKEMELEKDVQEENYNSYIHKFKTSNNPELLFYSFEIVLEDGTIKFYGNNECELGGIGQVYQNGQHCYQITTYYEDNKTPDWYKEAIMYQIFPDRFFNGNEDGMVNSPKKNSFIYGNWDDIPFYIRNAKREIVRWDFYGGNLKGIEKKLDYIKNLGIDLIYLNPIFKAASNHRYDTGDYKKIDEVLGTEKDFKSLIDNAKTKGIGIMLDGVFNHTGRDSIYFNRFSNYDSVGAYNSVGSIYYDWYKFKKYPNEYECWWGVKDLPCVNERIPSFIDYIIEAEDSVIAHWMKLGIKGWRLDVADELPSEFLVKLRKRCHEIDKDSVILGEVWEDATNKISYNKRRSYMRGRQLDSVTNYPFKEIFLDYFSNKFDTKKLVMLFENIKENYPKENFYALTNMLGSHDVERIITMCERVARRIQEEIYRRELHKEHILTKEHLSEIIGERILKLMVTMQMVFPGVPLIYYGDEVGVSGGKDPDNRRTYPWGHENKEIYNMYKNLIKLRKSSKMFSIGKFKQIYIKEDVYGIVREYEDDYALIIVNRHPINFYDIEFRDLDLEELYNYETKEKVLLNNEILKLNIRPLSVVVLTNKLL; this comes from the coding sequence ATGGAATATTTAAGTTTTAAATGGAATGATAATTATGTGAAATATAATTCACAAGATACAGAATACAAAGCTCCTTACGGAGCTGTACCTTGTAATTGTGATGTTAGAATTAGAATAAAAATAAATAAAAGTGCTCCTATAAAGAATGTATTTTTTAGATTAGGAAAAGATACTAATGAAAATCCTTATAACCAAATGTTAAAAGTTAAAGAAATGGAATTAGAAAAGGATGTACAAGAAGAGAACTATAATTCTTATATACATAAATTTAAAACTTCTAATAATCCAGAATTATTATTTTATTCCTTTGAGATTGTTTTAGAAGATGGAACTATTAAATTTTATGGAAATAATGAATGTGAACTTGGAGGAATTGGACAAGTTTATCAAAATGGTCAGCATTGTTATCAAATAACAACATATTATGAGGATAATAAAACTCCAGATTGGTATAAGGAAGCTATTATGTATCAAATATTTCCTGATAGATTTTTTAATGGAAATGAAGATGGAATGGTAAATAGTCCAAAGAAAAATTCTTTTATTTATGGTAATTGGGATGATATTCCATTCTATATTAGAAATGCAAAAAGAGAAATAGTACGTTGGGATTTTTATGGTGGAAATTTAAAGGGTATAGAAAAAAAACTAGATTATATTAAAAATTTAGGAATTGATTTAATATATTTAAATCCTATTTTTAAAGCAGCTAGTAATCATAGGTATGATACTGGAGATTATAAGAAAATTGATGAAGTTCTTGGAACAGAAAAAGATTTTAAAAGTTTAATAGATAATGCTAAAACTAAAGGTATTGGAATTATGCTAGATGGTGTATTTAATCATACTGGAAGGGATAGTATATATTTTAATAGATTTTCTAATTATGATTCAGTAGGTGCTTATAATTCTGTTGGTTCAATTTATTATGATTGGTATAAATTTAAAAAATATCCAAATGAATATGAATGTTGGTGGGGAGTTAAGGATTTGCCATGTGTAAATGAAAGAATTCCTTCCTTCATAGATTATATTATAGAAGCTGAAGATAGTGTGATTGCTCATTGGATGAAATTAGGGATAAAAGGTTGGAGACTTGATGTGGCTGATGAACTTCCTTCAGAATTTTTAGTGAAATTAAGGAAAAGATGTCACGAAATAGACAAAGATTCTGTTATTTTAGGAGAAGTTTGGGAAGATGCAACTAATAAAATAAGCTATAATAAAAGAAGAAGTTATATGAGAGGAAGACAACTTGATTCTGTAACAAATTATCCTTTTAAAGAGATTTTCTTAGATTATTTTTCAAATAAGTTTGATACTAAAAAATTAGTAATGTTATTTGAAAATATAAAAGAAAACTATCCAAAAGAAAACTTTTATGCTCTTACAAATATGTTAGGTTCTCATGATGTTGAGAGGATTATAACCATGTGCGAAAGAGTAGCTAGACGTATTCAAGAAGAGATATATAGAAGGGAATTACATAAGGAACATATATTAACAAAGGAACACTTATCTGAAATTATAGGTGAAAGAATATTAAAACTTATGGTAACAATGCAGATGGTTTTTCCTGGAGTACCTTTAATCTATTATGGTGATGAAGTAGGAGTTTCTGGTGGAAAAGATCCTGATAATAGAAGGACTTATCCTTGGGGGCATGAAAATAAAGAAATTTATAATATGTATAAAAATTTAATTAAACTTAGAAAATCAAGTAAGATGTTTTCTATTGGAAAATTTAAGCAAATATACATAAAAGAAGATGTTTATGGAATTGTTCGTGAATATGAAGATGATTATGCATTAATTATTGTAAATAGACATCCAATTAATTTCTATGATATTGAATTTAGAGATCTTGATTTAGAAGAGCTTTATAACTATGAAACAAAGGAAAAGGTTCTATTAAATAATGAAATATTAAAATTAAATATTAGACCTCTTTCGGTTGTTGTTTTAACAAATAAACTTTTGTAG
- a CDS encoding outer membrane beta-barrel protein: MKKILVGLFVISALGYAKEVIPTAEAAPVQVEELGYNLDVKVGGDLYSNYSWVKEVGTNKKLVDDETKGLGYEVSVEFLKEMNSNFEAGLGLAYQSHADRKRSDINAKGASYDSMPIYATAKYKFNLDSMYVPYVKANLGYSFNFNEKDLKTPVGNYSVKTDDGLYWAIGGGVEYNNFLVELMYGVTKSDAKATKAIKGDYANDYEKLTLSVGYSFDL; this comes from the coding sequence ATGAAAAAAATATTAGTAGGATTATTTGTTATATCAGCACTAGGATATGCTAAAGAAGTTATACCAACTGCAGAAGCTGCGCCAGTTCAAGTTGAGGAATTAGGATATAATTTAGATGTTAAAGTTGGTGGAGATCTTTATTCAAATTATTCTTGGGTTAAAGAAGTTGGAACTAATAAAAAATTAGTTGATGATGAAACTAAGGGATTAGGATATGAAGTGTCGGTAGAATTTTTAAAAGAAATGAATTCAAATTTTGAAGCAGGATTAGGTTTAGCTTATCAAAGTCATGCAGATAGAAAAAGAAGTGATATAAATGCAAAAGGTGCTTCTTATGATTCAATGCCAATTTATGCAACAGCAAAATATAAATTTAATTTAGATAGTATGTATGTACCTTATGTTAAAGCTAATTTAGGTTATTCGTTTAACTTTAATGAAAAAGATTTAAAAACTCCAGTAGGGAACTATTCAGTTAAAACTGATGATGGATTATACTGGGCAATTGGTGGAGGAGTTGAGTATAATAACTTCTTAGTAGAATTAATGTATGGTGTAACTAAATCTGATGCAAAAGCAACTAAAGCAATTAAAGGAGACTATGCAAATGATTATGAAAAATTAACATTATCAGTTGGTTATAGTTTCGATTTATAA
- a CDS encoding metal-sensing transcriptional repressor: MNKCMNHDKLHKRLKKIIGQINAIDRMIDEDVPCDNILMQINAAKSALHKAGQVILEGHLKHCVREGIENGNADETIKNFAKSIEYFSRF, encoded by the coding sequence ATGAATAAATGTATGAATCATGATAAACTTCATAAAAGGTTAAAGAAAATTATAGGACAAATTAATGCTATAGATAGAATGATTGATGAAGATGTCCCTTGCGATAATATTTTAATGCAAATTAATGCAGCTAAAAGCGCTTTACATAAAGCGGGACAAGTTATCCTAGAAGGACATTTAAAACACTGCGTTAGAGAAGGTATTGAAAATGGTAATGCTGATGAAACAATTAAAAACTTTGCAAAATCAATTGAATATTTTTCAAGATTTTAA